The Mus musculus strain C57BL/6J chromosome 2, GRCm38.p6 C57BL/6J genome has a window encoding:
- the Cutal gene encoding cutA divalent cation tolerance homolog-like isoform 2 (isoform 2 is encoded by transcript variant 2) produces MDRPESRCPPPGSLRLVLTCLLILTAVLMYPVLRTFSLWLHSSLTGIYVSGSYSIVFVNCPNEQIARDIARAILDKKMASSVNILPKTSSLYFWKGEIEEGIEVSLVGASF; encoded by the exons ATGGACAGACCGGAATCACGGTGCCCTCCACCGGGCTCCCTCAGGCTCGTCCTTACATGCCTCCTG ATCCTGACAGCTGTTCTGATGTATCCCGTGCTCAGGACCTTTAGCCTCTGGCTCCACTCTTCCCTCACTGGGATCTATGTCTCTGGCTCTTATTCCATCGTTTTTGTCAACTGTCCCAATGAGCAAATTGCCAGAGACATCGCCAG GGCCATCCTGGATAAGAAGATGGCTTCGTCTGTGAACATCTTGCCGAAGACCTCTTCTCT GTACTTTTGGAAAGGAGAAATAGAAGAAGGCATTGAGGTCTCACTG